Proteins encoded together in one Carya illinoinensis cultivar Pawnee chromosome 3, C.illinoinensisPawnee_v1, whole genome shotgun sequence window:
- the LOC122303477 gene encoding probable transcription factor At3g04930 — MDSTPTTPQSQDPSPISIKSSPRKLPIKRKIPDSFSNPTLNLHFVPTKLESTLDENHVDAKPPPFKFHRLWTEPNEIRFLRGLRDCAPQGLSFPRDLHVFYDRFSNTMSQPYSKSKLSKKLRRLQKKFRILSSRLARGLNSSMLSPHDRALYELAEKLWSPEFSSTSPFGNNSSGFGSKEKEEKNKSENNLIGIKASFLPTLPTFCSHSNQNVHVNEFANVDDENHNLDGDGNSHHGQANVGYCEEVIFGHQSSSLGSGGIGRVAAETVLDVFDRCLKEIRTVLVRQGFLYPDGNKSSKVPDFDTRWQQQRVVELDILARCLRLVLDNSLRGQRV; from the coding sequence ATGGACTCGACCCCGACTACTCCCCAATCCCAAGATCCTTCCCCCATCTCCATCAAATCCTCTCCCCGCAAGCTCCCTATCAAACGCAAAATCCCCGATTCCTTTTCTAACCCTACTCTTAATCTTCATTTCGTCCCCACTAAACTCGAATCCACCCTCGATGAAAACCACGTCGACGCGAAACCACCGCCATTCAAATTCCACCGGTTATGGACCGAGCCCAACGAGATTCGGTTCCTCCGAGGCCTCCGAGACTGCGCTCCCCAGGGCCTCTCCTTCCCCAGAGACCTCCACGTCTTCTACGACCGCTTCTCGAATACCATGTCGCAGCCCTACTCCAAGTCCAAGCTCTCCAAGAAGCTCCGTAGGCTGCAGAAGAAGTTCCGGATCCTATCGTCCCGCCTTGCCCGCGGGCTCAATTCTTCGATGCTCTCGCCGCACGATCGGGCGCTCTACGAGCTCGCCGAGAAGCTTTGGAGCCCCGAATTCTCGTCCACATCACCGTTCGGTAACAATTCGAGCGGTTTTGGTAGCAAGGAgaaagaggagaagaataagAGCGAGAACAATTTGATTGGAATTAAGGCTAGCTTCTTGCCGACCCTGCCTACTTTTTGTTCTCACTCTAATCAAAACGTTCATGTCAACGAATTCGCTAATGTGGATGATGAGAATCATAATCTCGACGGTGATGGTAACAGCCATCATGGCCAGGCGAATGTTGGGTATTGCGAGGAAGTGATATTCGGTCATCAGAGTAGTAGTCTGGGGAGTGGTGGGATCGGTAGGGTGGCGGCCGAGACCGTGTTGGATGTGTTTGATCGGTGTTTGAAGGAAATTCGGACGGTTCTTGTTCGGCAGGGTTTTCTTTATCCTGATGGTAATAAATCTTCCAAGGTGCCGGATTTCGACACGCGGTGGCAGCAGCAACGTGTTGTGGAGTTGGACATCTTGGCTCGGTGCTTGAGGTTGGTTCTCGACAACTCTCTTCGTGGGCAACGAGTATGA
- the LOC122302888 gene encoding geranylgeranyl pyrophosphate synthase, chloroplastic/chromoplastic-like: MASPVTFISTRTQGLAASISLNSSSPNLIPMAFSATISSCQTSPFLNNPSNVLENLSRIPFVLLKRVPTKTKATHIAKSSLFQPLLTEEVMTKSLQQTPLHASQFEEYMATKAKNVNKALGEAVPLQHPLKIHEAMRYSLLAGGKRVRPILCIASCELVGGDESLAMPIACAAEMIHTMSLIHDDLPCMDNDGLRRGKPTNHKVFGEETAVLAGDALLSLAFQHVAAKTTKVSPDRVIQAIAELGSAVGSEGLVGGQLMDLCSEGTEVSLSELEYIHVHKTAKLLEASAVCGVIMAGGNVIEIERVRNYARCVGLLFQVVDDILDVTKSSEELGKTAGKDLASDKATYPKLMGIDKADKFARILADQAMQELAYFEPTKAAPLCYLADYIANRKN; encoded by the coding sequence ATGGCATCTCCCGTTACCTTTATCTCTACCAGAACACAAGGTCTAGCTGCCAGCATCAGCCTAAATAGTTCTTCCCCAAACCTCATTCCAATGGCCTTCTCTGCAACCATCTCAAGTTGCCAGACTTCACCCTTTCTCAACAACCCCAGCAATGTCCTCGAAAACCTCTCTAGAATCCCATTTGTGCTCCTCAAACGTGTTCCTACGAAAACTAAAGCCACCCATATTGCAAAATCATCTCTGTTCCAACCACTACTTACTGAAGAAGTAATGACCAAGTCCCTGCAACAAACCCCTTTACACGCATCCCAATTCGAAGAATACATGGCCACGAAGGCAAAAAACGTGAACAAAGCATTGGGTGAGGCCGTGCCTCTGCAACATCCCTTGAAAATCCACGAGGCGATGAGATACTCGCTTCTTGCCGGTGGAAAGCGTGTCCGTCCGATTTTATGCATTGCTTCGTGTGAATTGGTGGGAGGGGATGAGTCCTTAGCGATGCCGATTGCTTGTGCTGCCGAGATGATCCACACCATGTCACTAATCCACGATGATCTTCCTTGCATGGACAACGATGGTCTTCGGCGCGGTAAGCCCACAAACCACAAGGTTTTCGGCGAAGAAACTGCTGTCTTAGCCGGTGATGCACTCCTATCCCTTGCCTTCCAACACGTAGCAGCCAAGACCACAAAAGTTTCTCCCGACCGCGTCATCCAAGCCATTGCAGAGCTGGGCTCAGCAGTCGGCTCAGAAGGGCTTGTGGGGGGGCAATTAATGGACCTTTGTAGCGAGGGAACAGAGGTGAGTTTGAGTGAGTTGGAGTACATTCATGTCCATAAAACAGCGAAGCTCCTGGAGGCTTCAGCTGTGTGTGGGGTGATAATGGCAGGTGGGAACGTGATTGAGATAGAGAGGGTGAGGAATTATGCGAGGTGTGTAGGGCTGTTATTTCAGGTGGTGGATGATATTTTGGATGTGACAAAGTCGTCGGAGGAGCTGGGAAAGACAGCCGGGAAGGATTTGGCAAGCGACAAGGCTACATATCCTAAGCTAATGGGCATCGACAAGGCCGACAAGTTTGCCCGCATACTGGCGGATCAAGCAATGCAAGAGCTTGCCTACTTCGAACCCACAAAAGCTGCCCCCTTGTGCTATTTAGCTGACTACATTGCCAATCGGAAGAATTAG